A window of Halovivax gelatinilyticus genomic DNA:
CAACTGGAGACGACGCAGGCCGAAGACGAAAACGGCCTCAACCGGTTACAGGAGTGGTCGTACGTCGCGAATTGAGAGAGATCGGCACCGTTCTCAAACCGGCGATCGCTACTTAGGAGTACTCTCAGCGTCGGCGGAGGATCGACTCGGGATCGTTCTCGTACAGTTCCCACATGGTGACCTCGGCGTTTCTGATCTCGTCAGATTTGGGGTGAGACGAGGCGACGAGGTCGTCCCAGACGAGGATACCGGGGAAAACGAGCGGAATGGTGTAGCCGTCGATCTCGCGCCAGTCGGGGCGGTCCTCGACGTGCGTCGCGACGAGTTCGGTCGTCCCCGCCGTGTGTCGGTCGCCGACGTAGTCCGGTTCGACCCCGAGGCCGAGTTTGTACGGGTAGCCGACCCAGTGCCACCGGGTTCCGGCACCGTGGTGGACCGCGGGAGTCCAGGTGTACACTCCGCCCGGTTCGAGCTGTTTGGTGTCCGCGGGATGGTCGGTTGTCAACTCGCGCCACATCTCGACGGTCCACTCGCCGTCCGCCCAGGTGCCGGTGGCCCGCCAGTCGGCAGCGCTTCCGCGGGGTTGCTGGAGGGGTCGGCGCGGGATCATCGCACCCTCCCACTCCGCGACGGCGGGGTCGAACGGGACGGCGTCGTCGAGTTCCAGCGCGTACGTGTCGACGCCCTGTTCTGGGATGTCACCCGCTCTGATGGACCCGTAATCCAGCGCACCATCAGCCACGACCGCCGGGTCCCACATGTATTCCGGACCCGCTTTCGGGTCCCACGACTGGGAGGTGTACGTGTTCCGCCCCTGGTCACCGTGTCGATAGTCGAGGACGTGGTGGTCGGTCCCGTAGCCGAGCGGATCGCTTCGGTGGGCCCGCCACATCGGCAGGTCGAGGAAGACCCCGTCGGCTTTTAGTTGGTCGAGTTCGCCCTGCGGGCGGACTGTTTTCCAGTCGTTTTCCCACCACTCGCCCGCACACGCCTGCGGGATGAACTTTCGAACGTCAGACTTCCCCAACCCGTCCGAGCCGAAGTGACCGTGCCCGTCGACATCGGTGGCTGAAACGGCGCTTGGCAGCGATCGTATCCCCGAGTGGGCAGTGAGCCAGCCACCGAACTCCTCGAACCCGGTCACCGAACCGTCGTCCAGCAAGAAGCTCACCCGGTCTTCGTAGAATCCCGTGTGGTCGTCACGATCGTCACTCGTCACCCACGGTGAGGGATCGGCGAACTGCTGCCAGCGACCGTCCCGATAGACGAGCATGTCGTGAATCCAGCCGCCGGGGTCCGGTTGAGCCCACCGAAACCGAACGTAGATCCGCCGATCGGTGTACGCGATCTTAGTGTGGAGATTCTTGCGCGCGGTTTTCGGGTACCAGTCGCGGCTCACGGGGTATCGATCGGATGGTGATGGCTTGTATCATCCGGTCGCGACGGTGGCGCGACGAATCGGCACACTACCGGCGATCAATCTTCCTCCCAGTAGAACAGTACCTCCCGCGGGGCCGCACACGCCGGACACTCGGCGGGCAGCGAATCGGCGAGCGCTCCCATTTCGCCGCAGTCGCCACACCGCCAGAGCGTCGAGCCGCGCGTTTCCGGCTCGCTGGATTCGCCGATCGGAAGTTCGGTCTCCTCCTTGTTTCGCAGTTCGTCGCGCTGGGTCGGCCCTTCGGGTGGGGTGGACATCGTGAGGTCACTACGACCCGAGCCGTGTTAAGCAATGGCACACGCGTCGGAATCGTGAACGACCCGCCGATCCGAACGGAGCCACCGCCCGATCGTAACCACCCGACGGCCGGCTCACCACGTTTCGATCCGACCAGCCCGGACGTCCTCGACGCAGCCCTCGCAGTCGGGGTGGTCGGCTTCGTAACACGCGGGTCGGTACTCCTCGTCGAGCATAACGGCCCGGCGCTCGGCGTAGCGCCGGCAGACGATTTTCGCGCGCCCTTCCTCGTCGCTGGGGAGTCCACGGGCGTTCCTGGCCGTCCGGTAGGCCTCCTTGGCTTCGGCCAGCTGACCGTCGGCAGTGGTTCGGATCGAGGCGTACTGCTCGCCCGCTTCCTGGAGTTTCGATCGGAGAAATCGATCGAGCCGGCGCCGGTTGGACATGTCGTACCCGAAATTCGGGCGCCACTCACATAGGCTCGTCGCCGATTCGTGACGCCGAGGCGACCGTCGGCTCACTCGGATCGTCGCCCTCGGTGGGAGCGAACGACCGCGTCGGGGAGCGTCTCCCAGCCGAGGGTATCCTCGCCGGGGACGGCCGCCGTGTCGAGGCCCGTCTCCGTCGCGACCGGTTCGTCTCGGTACTCCGGGGGCGGTCCGCCGTGCGCGTGCACGCCATCGGGGTGCTCGACCGTCCAGACGTGCATCATACACGGCGTCCGGCACGGGAGCCGTGAGGACGGGAGACCATCCCCGTCGTGGACGTTCTCGTAATACCACCAGGCTTTCCGCCCGGGGAGGCCGGCGTGATAGTGCCAGGGCGAACACCGGTTCTCGTCGGGTTCGCCCTCGCCGTAGAGCGACGGGGGCTCGACCGGCTCGCCGTCGATAGTCGCGACGAACATCACGCCGATGGCTCGCCAGCTGTGGTTGTCGACGAGGATCGACTCCGGCCGGTCGGGATCGAGGATCGAATCGTCACCGACGTAGTCTGGGTTGATCCAGTGTGACCAGCCGTCGGCGCTCCGGTCTAACGTGTCGAAGTACGGGAAAAATCCGTCGTCGACGATGTCCCCGACGGTTTCGTAACGCTCGTCGAGAACCTCCTTCACTTCGGTCTGGATCGCGATGGTTTCGGGATGATCGTCTGCACAGCCGTCCATCGTCGCCCCGTCACAGTGTCCGTGACTCGGCCGGATCGTGGCGTCGGGACAGCGCCCGGACAGCCGCCCCGATACCGACGACTCGCCCTCGCTGGCACCGACTCGCCCAGCCGCGACGGCGAACGCCCCGCCGGAGGCGGCCAGCACACCCCTCCGAGAGACCGTCGTCCGACGCTCCGATCGGTTCGTCTCGTCTGTGCTCATGTCGATGCAACCGCACACCGACCCCGCTCGTAAACCCCTGTCAACGACGATTGGACAGTCACAACGACTAACCGGAGAACTGCATCTCACTCTCCTCGTACCACGTTTACCGTCACGTTCGCGACCTCGCTACGTCTACCGCCAACGGTACTGGACCACCACGACCACCGCCGTCCGCGCCGCCACTACTTCCGCCGCCGTTCTCGCCCCACCGACCGAGCGACGGAACCCGTACTCGACGCGGTCTGCGGCGACCGCGCGTCCCACCTCGAGAACACTTTCGCCCCGCTGACGTCACTTTAAATACGATCGGGAGCCAACCGACGTATGCCTCCCGTTGAAACACAAGAGGAGGCGAGCACTATGAGCGACGTAAGCCAGCATGCGGACGACATACACGCGCAGTTTTCAGACCATCTCGACGTCGACGTGAGCGACGTCGAGGACAGACTCACGACGCTGATCGACGAGTACAAGGTCCCCGTCGAGGAGGCCCGGCGTAGCGTCACGAACCACTACCTCGAACAGGCCGGGCTCGAGCGCGAGGACATCGCCAGCGGCTCCAGCCAGCGCGTCGAACTCGCCGAGATAGACGAACCGGAGCAGTGGGTGGACGTCACGGTGAAGGTCATCGAACTCTGGGAGCCCCGGAGCGACGCCGTCGCGCAAGTCGGTTTGCTCGGCGATCCAAGCGGGACGATCAAGTTCACCAAGTGGGCGAAATCGGAGCTACCCTCGCTCGACGAGGGCGAGGTCTACTCGCTCAAGAACGTCGTCACCGACGAGTACCAGGGCCGGTACTCGATCAAGCTCAACAAGACGACCGTCATCGAGGAACTCGACGACGACATCGAGGTCGGCGACGACACCTCCGAAATCGAGGGCGCGATGGTCGCCATGCAGAGCGGCTCCGGGCTGATCAAGCGCTGTCCCGACGACGACTGCACCCGCGTCATCCAGAACGGACGCTGTTCGGAACACGGCGAGGTCGAAGGCGAGTTCGACCTCCGCATCAAGGGCGTCGTCGACGACGGAATCGACGCCCACGAAGTCATCTTCGACGAGGCGTCGACGGAGGCGCTCACGGGTATCTCGCTCGAGGAGGCCAAGGAGATGGCGATGGACGCCCTCGACACGACGATCGTCGCAGACGAGATCGCAGACGAGATCATCGGAAACTACTACCGCATCGAGGGCCCGACGTTCGGACGATACGTCCTCGCAGACGAGGTCACGGAGCTGACCGAGCCGGCGGATCCCGATCCCCTGCTGATCAGAGCGAGGTCGATGTAACATGAGTCAAGCAGATCTCACCCGCGAAGTCGCCCGACGCGTCTTCGCCTCGGAATTCAACGACGCGACGTACACGTTCAAAGAATCGGACGACGAGCGCGCGCCCAACTACGCGCTGTTGCCCACCGGCGATCGCGCCAACCGCGTCTTCGCCGTCGGCACTCTCACCGAGACCGAGGACGTCGGCGACGAGAGCGAGTACTGGCGCGGCCGCGTGGTCGATCCGACGGGCACGTTCTTCGCCTACGCCGGCCAGTACCAGCCCGAAGCCGCCGCAATTCTCCGCGATGCGGAACCGCCGGAATACGTCGCCGTGGTCGGCAAGCCGCGCACCTACGAACCGGACGACGGCTCGATCACCGTCTCGCTGCGTCCGGAATCGATCACGATCGTCGACGAGGCGATCCGCGACCGCTGGGTCGTCGAGACCGCAACCCGCACCCTAGACCGGATCGAGGCCTACCAGGAGTGGGAATCGACGCGCGAGGACCCCGACGGCGGATCGACCGCCCCGACGAACGAGTACGCCCAGCTCGCTCGCGAGCACTACGACTCGCCGGTCGAGAACTACCGCCAGGACGTCATCCAGGCCGTAGAGAGCTTAGACGAACTCGAAGCGACGGCCTGAGTTCGGCCGGATCGGTCCGCACCGACCGAAATATGTTCGAATTACTCAGCAATAGTAATTACGGGTACGATCCGATATCGGGGTGAGATGTCGTCTGACGGACAGCAGTGGTCGCTGACGCCCCAGACCCGGTTCGGGCGGGCGGTGGCGCTGTACGCACCACTCGCACCGCTGGCCGGGGCGTTCGTCCTCGTCGCGGTGGGGCTCGCCTCGCTGCCCGTCTTCGGAATTCTCACCGGCGACGGCGGGCTCGCGCTCTTTGGCATCGTCATGCTTTGTATCGGCGGCGTATCCTCGGTTCTCTATCTCGGCGCGATGGCTCGCTACGGCGAGAACAACGCGAAGTGGGTCGAACCGTGGGTCCCCACGGAGCACATCGACTGGCGGGTGCTCGGCGGAACCGGGCTCGCCTCTGCCGCCGTCATCGTCCTCGCCGTGCTGGCCGACCCACGGCTGTTCTACGTGGCACTCGCCGGCGTCGTCTTCGCACCGACGGCGAGCTGGTGGTTCGACCGGTCGTACGCACTCGACGAGACGACGCTCGCCGTCGAGTACGCTCACCCGTACCGCGAGGACTCGTCCATCCCGCTCTCGTCCGTTATCACGGCGCGCTGGCTCCCGGTCGGCATTCGGGGCTACCGGCTGGGGTTCTGTCGACGCGTCGACGGCTGGCCCTTCGTCGTCCCCGTACCCGCAGACCGCGTCGAACCGTTCGACCGCGTGGTCGAGCAGACGCCGATCGACCGATCCGAATCGCCGCACCCGACGACGACGAGAGCGATGCGCATCATCTGCTATCTGGTCGGTCTGGGAATCGTCGCCCTCGGTGTGGGGGTCGCGGTGCTGATCGGCGGAGAACTGGAGGCGGGGCTCGTCCGGACGGTGCTGGCGGCGCTCGTCGTCGGCTGGGTCGGCCTGCTGGTCGTCGGCTACGCGTTGCGCGAATCGATACGGGCGCGACGGATCGGCGCGTGAGCCGGCGGTTTGGCTGGCATTGGTGTGGGCGAATCATTGCGCCAGCTGGCGCCGAAACGACGAACCCCCTCGCCAATCGGGCCGTCTCGGTGAAACGGTTCGCGCGAGACGTGTAATCCAGTACGTATTAATTCGGGGTGGTAATCTACCACGGTATGAAGCGTCGCGAACTTCTCGTCTGTGGTGGACCGTTACTGTCGACGTCCCTGGCCGGATGCGTCGACGTTTTCGGCGACGAGGAATTCGAACTGTGCAGCGTTACGGTTAGAAACGGTCATCCGGAATCGATCGAAGCAACCGTCCGCATTCGCGAAGGTGATGAGACCCGCTTCGAGCACACCGAAACGTTCGGTTCACCCGAGGATGGCTATACCGTTCCGGAAACGAACCTGCCGGACGGTCCGGGCGAGTACCTGATCGAGATGAAAATAGCGGACAGAGCGTGGGAGCGACTCGAGGCCGCCGACGTCGATGCCGATCGAACGCTCGTCGAGGGGATAATTTCGGAGAGAGGAGACGGCCCGGGACTCGTGGTCGTTTCGATCCCCGAACTCTGTGCCCACGTCGATGCAGCCGACGGGACGACGCGGTCGCGGGTGTGAGCGGCTCCGCGGGACGATAGCGACCACGAGACGTTCTCACTCCTCGGCCAGATACTCGTCTTGTACCGCCACCACCTCGGTCGAATCCTCGCACGCGGCGTACCGGCGCAGTGGTTCGGCGTTCATCTCGAGAAACGTCTCGCCCCAGCGAAACGGTTCGAGCACCGATTCGGCGTGGTCGGGTTCGCCGAGGATCCACAGCCCGGCCGCGATCGCCTCGGCGGTCGTCAATTTGAACGGTCGGCCGAAGTTGACCGGGTTCGCGGCGACGAGAAACGGCAGGGCGCGGTGTTCGCCGGGCATCGAGAAGGCGGCCTCCTCGGCCGATTCCCACGAGCAATCGAGGGCGACGAGGGTGTCAAGGGCGGCCTCGCGGTCGGCCGGTGAGAGCGCCCGCTCGGCGTGTGGATTGAGGACGACTCCGTAGGGAACCGCCTTCATCTGCCGGTGGAGGACGGTCTCGTCGAAGCGTTCTAGCCGTCTGGCCGTACACTTCTTCGGGTCGTCGTCACCCTCGTAGTAGACGTGGACTTCCACACACGAGCTGGGCGGTGACGGGACAAAATTGGTCGGGTTCGTCGCCGTCGGTTCGAGATCAGTCAGACGCGCCGACGTCGTAGGGGCCAGCCTCGTCGTGGAGGATGCACTTCGAGCGCTGAACCTCGGTCGCCTGGTAGGTCGGAATCGGTTCGCGCTCGCAGGGACTCTCGAGTTCGGTCCGGAGCCGGTCGATCGACTCACCGTCGTCGCCCGTCAGTTCGAGTAGCGCGTCGGTGAGAATCGTTTGCGTCCGCTCGTCCAGTCGATCGAGCGGAATCTCGTAGTCCGCCAGCACGGCGGGCGGCTCCGCGACCGACTCGTCGCCGACGGCCAGGTCGCCGGCGAGAATGTCCTGTCTGAGCGTCGCGACCGACCGCCAGACCGATTGGTCGAGGTCGACGTCTCTCGGTGGGACGACCTTCGGACAGCGAGGGTTGAACCGACAGCCGGAGGGAACGGAAATCGCGTCGGGTACCTCGCCGACCAGTTCGACGCGCTCGCGCTCGACGTCGGGGTCGATCCGGGGAACGGACGAAACGAGCGCCTGCGTGTAGGGGTGCTGTGGGTTCGAGATGATCTCCGCTGCGGGCCCAACCTCGACGAGCTGGCCGAGATACATGATGCCGATCCGATCGCAGATGTGTTTCAACAGCGAGAGATCGTGGCTGATGTACAGCGCCGTCAGTCCGAGATCGTTCTGGAGCCGTTCGAAGACGTCGAGGATGCTCGCCCGGATGGAGACGTCGAGCATGCTCGCCGGTTCGTCGGCGAGCAGGAACGATGGCTCGAGAACCAGGGCGCGCGCGATGCCGACGCGCTGGCGTTCGCCCCCGCTGAGTTCGCTCGGATACTCCCTGGCGTACGCTTCGGCGGGCTCGAGGCCGGCCATCTCGAGCGTCCGGAGGACGCGTTCGTCTCGCTCCTCGCTCGATCCGATGCCGTGGACGATCAGCGGTTCTTCGACCCACTCGTAGACCGTAAACCGGGGGTTGATCGACTCGTAGGGATTCTGTTGGATGACCTGCGCCTCGCGGCGGAACGCCTTCAGCTCGTGACCGCTGTAGTCGGTGATGTCCTCGCCGTCGAAGATGATTCGGCCGTCGGTCGGATCGTGGAGTCTGATCGCGGTCTTTCCGAGCGTCGTCTTCCCACAACCCGATTCCCCCGCGAGACCGAACGCTTCGCCCTCGGCGATATCGAGCGACACGCCGTCGACGGCGTGGACGTACTGCGAGGACTCGCCGCGAAAAATGCGCGAGAGCACGCCGCGGTTGACGGCGAAGTGTTTATCGACGCTCTCTAGCCGGAGTTTTACGTTCTCCTGACTCCCGACCGATTCGTCCGTCTCCGAGACGAGCGACATCACTCCTCACCTCCCTGTAACGGGTGAGCGACCCGGCTATCCGCGTCCATCCACGTCTCTTTCCGTTCGGCGCGTTCGCGCAGTTCCTCGGCCTCGTCCGCCCGGTGACACCTGACGACGTGGCCGTCTTCGAACTCCTCCGGCGGCGGCGTGACGTTCCAGCACTCCTCCTGGGCGAACGGACACCGCGGTGCGAACCGGCAGCCTTCGTCCGGGTCGACCAGGTTGGGCGGCGTTCCGGGAATCGAGATGAGCTCCTCGTCAGTATCGCCGATGTCGGGGAAGGCGTTTCGCAGCCCCATCGTGTAGGGATGGCGGGGCGCTTTGATGATCGTAGCCGCGTCGGCCTGCTCGACGATCCGGCCGCCGTAACAGACGGCGATCCGGTCCGACGTCTCGCTGACCACCGAGATGTCGTGGGTGATCAGGATCATCGCGCTGTCGATCTCGGCTTGCATGTCCTTGATCGTCTCCAGAATTCGGTCCTGAATAACGACGTCCAGCGCCGTCGTGGGTTCGTCGGCCAGGATGAGCTTCGGCTCGAGACACAACGCCAGCGCGATCATCGCACGCTGGGCCATCCCGCCGGAGAACTGGTGTGGGTAGTCGTCGACGCGATCGGCCTCGATTCCGAGATCGTCGAACAGCTCGCGAGCGCGCGCCTTCGCTTCGGCCTTCGAGACGTCGTCTTCGTGGTAGGTGATCGCCTGGACGATCTGTTGACCGACGGTATAGACCGGGTCGAACGAGTTCATCGCGTTCTGGGGAATCATCGACGCCTGGGTCCACCGGACCCGCTTTCTGAGTTCGGGATCGCTCAACTCGGTGATTTCCGTCCCGTCGAGTTCGATCGAGCCGTCTATAATCTCGGCGTTGTCCGGAAGCAGTCGGATGATCGAGCGGGCGATCGTCGTCTTGCCGGAGCCGCTCTCGCCGACCAGTCCGAGCGTCTCGCCCCGGTCGAGTTCGAAACTGACGTCGTCTGCGGCGCGCACGTAGCCCTCCTCGCTCCCGTAGTACATCCGGAGACCGTCGATCGTGAGTAGTGTCATCGTTGAATCAGTAGTGGATTAGTTTGCCGTGTGTCTCAGTTCGGGGTTGACGACCTTCTCCAGCGAGCGCCCGATGAAGAACACCGACATCACGAACAGCATGATGCAGATGCCGGGCGGGAAGGCCCACCACCAGGCCTCGCGAAGCGCGCCCTCCGTGCGAACGTCGTAAATCATCTCGCCCCAGGAGATCATCCCCGGCGGACCGAGTCCGAGAAACGAGAGGCTCGCTTCGGCGATGACGGCCCAGGCGACCGCGAACGCGGCGTACAGCGAGATCAGCGGCAAGACGTTTGGCATGATCTGGACGTACATGATTCGGCCGTGGCTCGCCCCGATCGCTCGGGCGCTCTCGACGTAGGGTCGTTGCTTGTGACTCAACACCTGCGATCGCACCACCCGGGCGGTTCCGCGCCAGAGGATCAGGACGATCGCGATGATCACGTTGGTGAGGCTCGCACCGAGGATGAACACGAGCGCGATCGCGAACGGCAGGAACGGGATGCCGTAGATGACGTCGGTGATCCGCATCAGGATGTCGTCGACCCAGCCGCCGAAGTAGGCGCTGACGATCCCGACGTTCGCGCCGATGAAGACGGCCATGAACGCCGCGACCGAGCCGACGATCAGCGTTACGCGCGTCGCCGCCAGGAGTTGCGAGAGGACGTCTCGACCCAGACTTGTCGTCCCGAGCGGGTGCGACCAGGTCGGTCCGTGGAATCCGTCCGCCGGTCGAGCGCTCGGCTCGTACGGCGCCAGCGAGAAGGGCTGGAGCGTCACGTAGGCGGGACCGATCGACACCTCGATCGGCCGCGCGAAGATGCCGACGAAGACGAAGACGGCGAGGATGAGCAAGCCGATCTGTCCGAGGCGATCCTCCTTTACCGCCCCGGCCCAGCTCCGCAGCGCGTTGATTCGTCGACGCCATCGAATTCCGCGCGAGTCGACGGCGTCGACCTGCTGTTCGGTCGTATCTGACGGTGTTTCGAGGCTCATTCGTAGCTCACCCGCGGGTCGAGATAGAGGTACGCCATGTCGGCGACGAAGTTCATCACGATGACCGCCGTTCCCATGAAGAAGAACGTCGCCATCGCCATCGGGTAGTCGTTTCTGGTGACCGAATCGACCATCTCGCGCCCGATTCCGGGCCAGTTGAACACGGTCTCGATGATGACAGACCCGCCCATGGCCGCGCCGGTCGCGATCGCGACGACGGTGACCAGCGGCAGGACCGAGTTACGTGCGGCGTGTTTGTAGAGGACCGTTCGCTCCGGAAGGCCCTCCGCCTTCTTCATCTCGATGAAGTCGGCTTTCAACACCTCCAGCATCGTGTTTCGCATCAAGAGCGCGGGCGTCGCCATGTAGAAGATGGCGCCTGTCAGCGCCGGCAGGATGAGGTGTCTGAGAAAGTCGACGTTGAGATACCGGTCGGCCAGGTTCATCGTCAGCGTTCCGCCGTAGCCGCCGATGCCGGCGCGCGGAAGTAGCCCGAGCTGGAAGACGAAGATCCAGATCAGGATGATCCCGATCCAGAACTCGGGAGATGATCTCGCGACGAGCGTGGCGACGATACCGCCGCGTTCGAACCGGCTTCCCCGGAACCAGCCCATCGCCGCGCCGAACAGGACGCCGATCGTGTAGGCGATCAGCAGGGCGGTGAACATGAGGACGACCGTGTTCAAAAACAGCGGGAAGATGAGTTCGCTGACCGGGCGGTTGTAGTACGTCGAGTCGCCGAAGTCGCCGCGCGTGAGCGCGGTGATGTACTCGAAGTACTGGACGTAGAGCGGCTGATCGAGGCCGAGTTCCTCGATGCGAGCGTCCCGTATCGCGGGATCGGGGTAATCCATCAGAAAGCGCGTCGTCGGATCGCCGGGGACCGCCCGAAACAGGACGAACAGGACGGTAATAAAGGCCCACAGCGTCAGCACGAGCTGGAAGACCCGTCGAAGTACGTATTCTCTCAATCCCATCGGTTACGAGTGGTGT
This region includes:
- a CDS encoding DUF367 family protein produces the protein MEVHVYYEGDDDPKKCTARRLERFDETVLHRQMKAVPYGVVLNPHAERALSPADREAALDTLVALDCSWESAEEAAFSMPGEHRALPFLVAANPVNFGRPFKLTTAEAIAAGLWILGEPDHAESVLEPFRWGETFLEMNAEPLRRYAACEDSTEVVAVQDEYLAEE
- a CDS encoding replication factor A (Replication protein A protects and stabilize the intermediate ssDNA that is generated by the unwinding action of a DNA helicase at the replication fork. In addition, SSBs prevent the formation of secondary structures by single-stranded template DNA.) codes for the protein MSDVSQHADDIHAQFSDHLDVDVSDVEDRLTTLIDEYKVPVEEARRSVTNHYLEQAGLEREDIASGSSQRVELAEIDEPEQWVDVTVKVIELWEPRSDAVAQVGLLGDPSGTIKFTKWAKSELPSLDEGEVYSLKNVVTDEYQGRYSIKLNKTTVIEELDDDIEVGDDTSEIEGAMVAMQSGSGLIKRCPDDDCTRVIQNGRCSEHGEVEGEFDLRIKGVVDDGIDAHEVIFDEASTEALTGISLEEAKEMAMDALDTTIVADEIADEIIGNYYRIEGPTFGRYVLADEVTELTEPADPDPLLIRARSM
- a CDS encoding ABC transporter permease; its protein translation is MSLETPSDTTEQQVDAVDSRGIRWRRRINALRSWAGAVKEDRLGQIGLLILAVFVFVGIFARPIEVSIGPAYVTLQPFSLAPYEPSARPADGFHGPTWSHPLGTTSLGRDVLSQLLAATRVTLIVGSVAAFMAVFIGANVGIVSAYFGGWVDDILMRITDVIYGIPFLPFAIALVFILGASLTNVIIAIVLILWRGTARVVRSQVLSHKQRPYVESARAIGASHGRIMYVQIMPNVLPLISLYAAFAVAWAVIAEASLSFLGLGPPGMISWGEMIYDVRTEGALREAWWWAFPPGICIMLFVMSVFFIGRSLEKVVNPELRHTAN
- a CDS encoding ethylbenzene dehydrogenase-related protein — translated: MSRDWYPKTARKNLHTKIAYTDRRIYVRFRWAQPDPGGWIHDMLVYRDGRWQQFADPSPWVTSDDRDDHTGFYEDRVSFLLDDGSVTGFEEFGGWLTAHSGIRSLPSAVSATDVDGHGHFGSDGLGKSDVRKFIPQACAGEWWENDWKTVRPQGELDQLKADGVFLDLPMWRAHRSDPLGYGTDHHVLDYRHGDQGRNTYTSQSWDPKAGPEYMWDPAVVADGALDYGSIRAGDIPEQGVDTYALELDDAVPFDPAVAEWEGAMIPRRPLQQPRGSAADWRATGTWADGEWTVEMWRELTTDHPADTKQLEPGGVYTWTPAVHHGAGTRWHWVGYPYKLGLGVEPDYVGDRHTAGTTELVATHVEDRPDWREIDGYTIPLVFPGILVWDDLVASSHPKSDEIRNAEVTMWELYENDPESILRRR
- a CDS encoding ABC transporter ATP-binding protein, with translation MSLVSETDESVGSQENVKLRLESVDKHFAVNRGVLSRIFRGESSQYVHAVDGVSLDIAEGEAFGLAGESGCGKTTLGKTAIRLHDPTDGRIIFDGEDITDYSGHELKAFRREAQVIQQNPYESINPRFTVYEWVEEPLIVHGIGSSEERDERVLRTLEMAGLEPAEAYAREYPSELSGGERQRVGIARALVLEPSFLLADEPASMLDVSIRASILDVFERLQNDLGLTALYISHDLSLLKHICDRIGIMYLGQLVEVGPAAEIISNPQHPYTQALVSSVPRIDPDVERERVELVGEVPDAISVPSGCRFNPRCPKVVPPRDVDLDQSVWRSVATLRQDILAGDLAVGDESVAEPPAVLADYEIPLDRLDERTQTILTDALLELTGDDGESIDRLRTELESPCEREPIPTYQATEVQRSKCILHDEAGPYDVGASD
- a CDS encoding DUF7130 family rubredoxin-like protein, which produces MSTPPEGPTQRDELRNKEETELPIGESSEPETRGSTLWRCGDCGEMGALADSLPAECPACAAPREVLFYWEED
- a CDS encoding RPA family protein, whose amino-acid sequence is MSQADLTREVARRVFASEFNDATYTFKESDDERAPNYALLPTGDRANRVFAVGTLTETEDVGDESEYWRGRVVDPTGTFFAYAGQYQPEAAAILRDAEPPEYVAVVGKPRTYEPDDGSITVSLRPESITIVDEAIRDRWVVETATRTLDRIEAYQEWESTREDPDGGSTAPTNEYAQLAREHYDSPVENYRQDVIQAVESLDELEATA
- a CDS encoding ABC transporter ATP-binding protein; protein product: MTLLTIDGLRMYYGSEEGYVRAADDVSFELDRGETLGLVGESGSGKTTIARSIIRLLPDNAEIIDGSIELDGTEITELSDPELRKRVRWTQASMIPQNAMNSFDPVYTVGQQIVQAITYHEDDVSKAEAKARARELFDDLGIEADRVDDYPHQFSGGMAQRAMIALALCLEPKLILADEPTTALDVVIQDRILETIKDMQAEIDSAMILITHDISVVSETSDRIAVCYGGRIVEQADAATIIKAPRHPYTMGLRNAFPDIGDTDEELISIPGTPPNLVDPDEGCRFAPRCPFAQEECWNVTPPPEEFEDGHVVRCHRADEAEELRERAERKETWMDADSRVAHPLQGGEE
- a CDS encoding DUF7091 family protein; protein product: MSNRRRLDRFLRSKLQEAGEQYASIRTTADGQLAEAKEAYRTARNARGLPSDEEGRAKIVCRRYAERRAVMLDEEYRPACYEADHPDCEGCVEDVRAGRIETW
- a CDS encoding ABC transporter permease; translated protein: MGLREYVLRRVFQLVLTLWAFITVLFVLFRAVPGDPTTRFLMDYPDPAIRDARIEELGLDQPLYVQYFEYITALTRGDFGDSTYYNRPVSELIFPLFLNTVVLMFTALLIAYTIGVLFGAAMGWFRGSRFERGGIVATLVARSSPEFWIGIILIWIFVFQLGLLPRAGIGGYGGTLTMNLADRYLNVDFLRHLILPALTGAIFYMATPALLMRNTMLEVLKADFIEMKKAEGLPERTVLYKHAARNSVLPLVTVVAIATGAAMGGSVIIETVFNWPGIGREMVDSVTRNDYPMAMATFFFMGTAVIVMNFVADMAYLYLDPRVSYE